A genomic stretch from Candidatus Vicinibacter proximus includes:
- a CDS encoding DUF1772 domain-containing protein translates to MTKGIILWLNTLISTVYLTGHLFDFFVVMSNWRDGSVESLTNYRTFFINADPGHFFRIAVPASVLMSVISFFAYLKSDKRIKILLSIHLVLTLGAFLFTMFYFLPINNYLFWSKDITLESFKTLNLVNNWVFGEHLRVLSGIVALFVAARALHLSYNKLT, encoded by the coding sequence ATGACAAAAGGAATTATTCTCTGGCTTAACACTTTAATTTCTACAGTTTATTTAACTGGACACTTATTTGATTTTTTTGTCGTAATGTCAAATTGGAGGGATGGAAGTGTAGAATCACTAACCAATTATAGAACGTTTTTCATTAACGCAGACCCTGGGCATTTCTTTCGGATAGCTGTTCCTGCTTCGGTACTGATGTCGGTAATTAGCTTTTTTGCATACTTGAAATCCGACAAGCGGATTAAAATACTGCTGAGTATCCACCTTGTCCTTACTTTGGGTGCATTTCTGTTCACCATGTTTTATTTCCTTCCGATAAATAACTATCTGTTTTGGAGTAAGGATATAACATTAGAATCATTTAAAACATTGAACTTGGTAAACAATTGGGTGTTCGGTGAACATTTGCGAGTCCTGTCTGGAATTGTTGCTTTATTTGTTGCAGCAAGAGCACTTCACTTATCGTATAACAAGTTGACTTGA
- a CDS encoding ester cyclase: MKTETKYLAITLIASCIFLTDCNNPNPPAHQNENQTVTKQHKDSIILFLHSYIEDIWNKRDFSKAEKYWSDDFKNVFAPQFDHGPEGMKRQVSYFLNAFQPFKFEIMDIMIDGDKISMWIEISGTHTGELFGIKPTNKQVKFRESVWYKMKGGKLDEVYPFVDWNSLFEQLGEYPKLKQSDDKLENPGSTNR; encoded by the coding sequence ATGAAAACAGAAACTAAATATTTGGCGATAACGTTAATTGCAAGCTGTATTTTTCTGACAGACTGCAACAATCCAAATCCACCTGCTCATCAAAATGAAAATCAAACTGTGACAAAACAACATAAGGACAGCATTATACTATTTTTACATAGTTACATTGAGGACATTTGGAATAAACGTGATTTTTCCAAAGCTGAAAAATATTGGAGTGATGACTTCAAAAATGTTTTTGCTCCACAGTTTGACCATGGACCTGAAGGAATGAAAAGACAAGTATCCTATTTTCTTAATGCATTCCAACCCTTTAAATTTGAAATCATGGACATAATGATTGATGGTGACAAAATTTCAATGTGGATTGAAATAAGCGGAACGCACACAGGAGAACTTTTTGGCATTAAACCAACTAACAAGCAGGTTAAATTTCGAGAATCTGTATGGTACAAAATGAAAGGTGGAAAACTTGACGAAGTATATCCATTTGTTGACTGGAATTCTTTATTTGAACAACTGGGAGAGTATCCTAAACTTAAGCAAAGTGATGATAAGCTTGAAAATCCGGGAAGCACGAACCGCTAA
- a CDS encoding alpha/beta fold hydrolase, with protein sequence MAVSIADDHNITTIDMKKAILLISFLTATLVSCNQVNKSNTNQQTTKSMDNNSTPKHFVFVPGSFHASWCWYKMQPLLDISGHTSEAIDLPAHGQDTTPISAVTLDSYVDAVCKVLEKYNEPVVLIGHSRAGIIISSVAERMSDKVDKLVYLCAFLIPNGEPMVATALTDSTSLMVSNLIFNEQEGWHIPKKEVYKDAFYNDCSEEDIFLSSSLLTKEPNAPVGTPLKLSDDRYGSVKKVYIHTTIDNTITYGLQKRMVERIPVDKKFELNAGHSPFLSQPKQLADILFNL encoded by the coding sequence ATGGCGGTAAGTATAGCAGACGACCACAACATAACGACAATAGACATGAAAAAAGCAATTTTACTAATCTCTTTCCTCACAGCGACATTGGTTTCGTGCAACCAAGTCAACAAAAGTAATACTAACCAACAAACAACAAAAAGTATGGACAATAATTCTACACCTAAACATTTTGTATTTGTGCCAGGTTCATTCCACGCTTCGTGGTGCTGGTATAAAATGCAACCGTTACTTGACATAAGTGGCCACACTTCGGAAGCCATTGATTTACCTGCTCACGGACAAGACACAACTCCAATTAGTGCAGTAACGCTTGACAGTTATGTGGACGCTGTGTGCAAAGTGTTGGAGAAATATAACGAACCAGTTGTGCTTATCGGACACAGTCGAGCAGGCATTATAATTTCATCTGTTGCGGAGCGTATGTCAGACAAGGTGGACAAATTAGTTTACCTCTGTGCTTTTCTAATACCAAATGGAGAGCCAATGGTTGCCACAGCGTTGACCGACTCTACATCATTAATGGTTTCTAATCTCATTTTTAACGAGCAGGAAGGTTGGCACATTCCAAAAAAAGAAGTTTACAAGGACGCATTTTACAACGACTGCTCAGAAGAAGATATATTTCTAAGCAGTTCGCTTTTGACAAAGGAACCAAACGCACCTGTTGGGACACCATTAAAACTTTCTGATGACCGATATGGAAGTGTAAAGAAGGTTTACATACACACAACAATTGACAACACAATAACCTACGGACTTCAAAAGAGGATGGTAGAGCGAATTCCTGTTGATAAAAAATTTGAACTCAATGCAGGACACTCTCCATTTCTTTCGCAACCCAAACAACTTGCAGACATTTTATTTAACCTATAA
- a CDS encoding serine hydrolase, with protein sequence MGQQIKIGLLIFISSTLLTSCQLGRYVFYNFADIKDHKKFQSRPLSAANSPFNFQVTNNGKFPKELNNIPFDKYLEDNKTVAFLIIKNDTIQYEKYFEGYDRESIVPSFSMAKSVTSILIGCAIDERLIKSVDEPIINYIPELSKNGFNKVTIKHLLQMTSGIKFNESYVNPVGDAASFYYGLNLRKEIEKMKLKTEPGKQFEYVSGNTQLLGLVLERSLKNKTITQYLQEKIWTPLEMEYDASWSIDRKNNGLEKTFCCLNARARDFAKIGRLYKNKGNWNGKQIVSQKWVEESTKLDTSEGSAKFYQYQWWLPTPNEDFMAEGILGQFLYVNPKKDLIIVRLGMKEGKAYWWTIFTSLAKAY encoded by the coding sequence ATGGGACAACAAATTAAAATTGGACTTTTAATATTTATTTCTTCAACTTTATTGACTTCTTGTCAATTAGGACGTTATGTATTTTACAACTTTGCCGACATAAAAGACCATAAGAAATTCCAGTCAAGACCATTAAGTGCTGCTAATTCGCCTTTTAATTTTCAAGTCACAAACAATGGTAAATTCCCCAAAGAATTAAACAATATCCCGTTTGACAAATATCTTGAAGACAATAAAACAGTGGCTTTTCTGATTATTAAAAATGACACTATACAGTACGAAAAATATTTCGAGGGGTATGATAGAGAAAGTATTGTTCCTTCTTTTTCAATGGCAAAATCTGTAACTTCAATTTTAATAGGTTGTGCCATAGACGAAAGGCTTATTAAATCGGTTGACGAACCAATTATTAATTATATTCCTGAATTATCAAAAAATGGATTTAACAAAGTGACCATTAAACACCTTTTGCAAATGACATCAGGTATTAAGTTTAATGAAAGCTATGTAAATCCTGTTGGTGATGCGGCATCATTTTACTACGGTCTTAATCTTAGGAAGGAAATTGAAAAAATGAAATTAAAAACAGAACCAGGCAAACAGTTTGAATATGTAAGTGGCAATACACAACTATTAGGTTTGGTTTTAGAACGTTCTTTAAAAAATAAAACAATTACACAATATTTGCAAGAGAAAATATGGACACCTCTTGAAATGGAGTATGACGCATCTTGGAGTATTGACAGAAAAAACAATGGATTAGAGAAAACATTTTGCTGTTTAAACGCAAGAGCAAGAGATTTTGCCAAAATAGGACGATTGTATAAAAACAAAGGCAACTGGAACGGAAAACAAATTGTATCACAAAAGTGGGTTGAAGAGTCTACAAAACTTGATACATCAGAGGGAAGTGCAAAATTTTATCAATATCAATGGTGGTTACCAACACCAAATGAAGACTTTATGGCAGAGGGAATTTTAGGACAATTTCTCTATGTTAATCCAAAAAAGGACTTGATTATCGTGAGACTTGGAATGAAAGAGGGCAAGGCATACTGGTGGACAATTTTCACTTCATTAGCAAAAGCATATTAA
- a CDS encoding class I SAM-dependent methyltransferase, whose product MTEYLSYIFDDSEEFIETFDELPLWSASFGLLLLKHLELKPNLHIIDIGSGAGFPLTELAGRFGNSCKLYGIDPWVNANKRARQKIKNYSLSNVEIIESSAEQIPFNNNTIDLIISNLGINNFDNPQVVFKECHRVLKTKGKLVLTSNLNGHWNEFYNIFYSTLKQLNKENLISPLKQDEEHRGTIESISNLFNLNGFNVCRHFEESFEMKFLDGTAFLNHNFVKLGWLTSWKKLFPKEELKMIFTSLEQNLNDYAKKNNGLALTVPMTFFEGEKTKDDIPIFNK is encoded by the coding sequence ATGACAGAATATTTATCATACATTTTTGATGACAGCGAGGAATTCATTGAGACATTTGACGAACTTCCTTTATGGAGTGCGTCATTTGGACTTTTATTGCTTAAACATTTGGAACTAAAACCGAACCTGCACATAATTGATATTGGTTCTGGTGCAGGTTTTCCGTTAACTGAACTCGCAGGACGGTTTGGCAATTCTTGTAAACTTTACGGTATTGACCCCTGGGTAAATGCTAATAAGCGTGCAAGACAAAAAATAAAAAATTACTCCCTTTCTAATGTTGAAATAATAGAAAGTTCAGCAGAACAAATTCCTTTTAACAACAACACTATAGATTTAATAATTTCAAATCTTGGCATCAATAATTTTGACAACCCTCAAGTAGTTTTTAAAGAATGTCATCGTGTATTAAAGACTAAAGGCAAACTTGTTTTAACATCTAACCTAAACGGACACTGGAATGAATTCTACAATATATTTTATTCAACTCTTAAACAGTTGAATAAAGAAAACTTAATATCTCCACTTAAACAAGACGAAGAACATCGGGGAACGATTGAAAGTATTTCAAACTTATTTAATCTAAATGGGTTCAATGTTTGCAGACATTTTGAAGAAAGTTTTGAAATGAAATTTTTAGATGGCACAGCTTTTCTGAATCATAACTTCGTAAAACTTGGATGGCTTACATCTTGGAAAAAGCTTTTTCCAAAAGAGGAATTAAAAATGATATTTACTTCACTAGAACAAAATCTAAATGACTACGCTAAAAAGAATAACGGCTTAGCATTGACAGTTCCAATGACTTTCTTTGAGGGAGAAAAAACAAAAGATGATATACCGATTTTTAATAAATAA
- a CDS encoding DUF3667 domain-containing protein — MKYCPNCGQENHSPRQPFFHYLYELMEGIFHLDNKTWLTIKTLFAHPGKITKDFIEDKRNRYSPPVRMYIWCTAFFMFSFWLMIDTFTHYIEPASEANNSLSQQFDEMPDSSHTSIRIATSGLWPTLPSTPVSRLRDLKNIPDNEIKSWLQQQNYPDDYFHIQLVKAYRAQINSQLTMSAYTKKMTTGNNILFVLLLPLNALLLFPVLYRKKMLYYDSMIFTVHINTWIPLFQSVWIWVLTLMVGFLHAPESIFLSIPVINAVYYLFALKRAFDFTLIGIIVRWLPAFVIDTFYHWLILLLYAAWFMN, encoded by the coding sequence ATGAAATACTGCCCAAATTGCGGACAGGAAAATCATAGTCCCAGACAGCCTTTCTTTCACTACCTGTATGAGTTAATGGAAGGCATTTTCCATCTTGACAATAAAACATGGCTAACCATTAAGACCTTGTTTGCCCACCCGGGTAAAATCACCAAAGATTTTATTGAAGATAAACGGAACCGTTATTCCCCTCCTGTAAGGATGTATATCTGGTGCACTGCATTTTTTATGTTTAGTTTTTGGCTCATGATTGATACTTTTACCCACTATATTGAGCCGGCTTCTGAAGCTAATAATTCATTGAGCCAGCAGTTTGATGAAATGCCTGATTCAAGCCACACTTCAATAAGAATTGCCACAAGTGGGCTTTGGCCTACGCTGCCTTCTACACCTGTAAGCAGGTTGCGGGATTTAAAAAACATTCCCGACAATGAAATTAAAAGCTGGCTGCAGCAACAAAATTATCCTGACGACTATTTTCATATTCAATTAGTAAAAGCCTACAGGGCACAGATCAATAGTCAACTAACAATGTCTGCCTACACAAAGAAAATGACAACAGGAAATAATATTCTTTTTGTATTATTGCTTCCCCTCAATGCATTATTACTGTTCCCTGTTCTTTACAGAAAAAAAATGTTGTACTATGATTCAATGATCTTTACAGTGCACATTAATACCTGGATTCCACTTTTCCAATCTGTGTGGATTTGGGTATTGACGCTGATGGTGGGTTTCCTGCATGCTCCTGAATCAATCTTTTTATCAATACCTGTCATTAATGCTGTCTATTACCTTTTTGCATTAAAGAGGGCATTTGATTTTACTTTGATAGGTATAATAGTACGATGGCTCCCTGCCTTTGTTATTGACACTTTTTACCATTGGCTTATATTGTTGTTATATGCCGCATGGTTTATGAATTAA
- a CDS encoding DUF2306 domain-containing protein: protein MNIIFKVFLIFHIVGGSIGLLTGMLNILRKKGDKSHKLVGKIFLISMLTAGISSLILAYIHPNYFLFMVGVFTLYMVGSGQLYLKRNASLTYNRIGWTITTLMLLAGILFIGIGVFALTKTKLFGLVFITFGCLGLLFVRQDFKNQKGQSAIKNYWLIAHLQRMTGGFIAALTAFLVVNAKYFPEQIPSFVYWLLPTIILTPLIIKWSGKYEVKKK from the coding sequence ATGAACATCATTTTCAAAGTGTTTTTAATTTTTCACATAGTTGGTGGATCTATTGGGCTACTGACAGGAATGTTAAATATACTCAGAAAAAAAGGTGACAAAAGCCACAAGTTAGTTGGCAAGATATTTTTGATTTCTATGCTGACTGCTGGAATTTCATCACTCATTCTTGCTTACATTCACCCAAACTATTTTTTATTTATGGTAGGTGTTTTCACACTTTATATGGTTGGCTCAGGGCAACTTTATCTGAAACGTAATGCCAGCCTGACATATAACCGTATAGGATGGACAATAACAACTTTGATGTTACTTGCAGGAATTTTATTTATTGGTATTGGAGTTTTTGCCTTGACAAAAACAAAATTATTCGGACTTGTATTTATAACTTTTGGTTGTTTGGGACTACTTTTTGTCCGACAAGACTTTAAAAACCAAAAAGGACAATCAGCAATTAAAAATTATTGGCTCATTGCTCACTTACAAAGAATGACAGGCGGTTTTATTGCAGCGTTGACAGCATTTTTAGTAGTAAACGCAAAGTATTTTCCCGAACAAATACCGAGTTTTGTATATTGGCTTTTACCGACAATTATTTTAACCCCACTGATTATTAAATGGAGTGGGAAATATGAAGTTAAAAAGAAATAA
- a CDS encoding S41 family peptidase: MTLKKTIFSLFLLVLKLDLGAQLTGNLDANVNSYTNDEKRDIILKTKQLVADNYVIIDKINSIDQKLDEFINSKTFDTTSTKLSFRRALAYQLRSASNDLHFSVFPVSNFENNTGSSTIDTTYGIVDAEYIIDSIGYFKFNYFPPLNDTTKKAFDSAFKKLRRAKTIIIDLTDNYGGNPYFEAYLCSYFFQDSTHLYDIYSRKDDSTYQFWTYNILSDSRFNSKTNVFVLTSERTFSAGEAFAYDLQTKKRAKVVGQQTPGGANPGASFFINDKLKVFIPVSKTINFTTKSNWEGIGVTPDIITKKQKEIDAVIKELKRRKKSSR; the protein is encoded by the coding sequence ATGACCTTAAAAAAAACGATATTTTCACTATTTCTTTTAGTCCTGAAATTGGACTTAGGCGCTCAGTTAACCGGTAATCTTGACGCGAATGTGAACAGCTATACAAATGACGAAAAAAGAGATATTATCTTAAAAACTAAACAATTGGTTGCAGACAATTATGTAATCATTGACAAGATAAATTCAATAGATCAAAAACTTGACGAATTTATTAATTCTAAAACTTTTGACACTACTTCAACTAAACTATCATTTCGAAGAGCATTGGCTTACCAATTACGAAGTGCCAGCAATGACTTACATTTTAGTGTATTCCCTGTTTCAAATTTTGAAAATAATACCGGCTCATCAACTATTGACACTACTTATGGAATTGTTGATGCAGAATATATTATTGACAGCATTGGCTATTTTAAGTTCAATTATTTTCCACCACTTAACGACACCACAAAAAAAGCATTTGACTCAGCGTTTAAAAAATTGCGAAGAGCCAAGACGATAATAATTGACTTAACAGATAACTATGGCGGAAATCCATATTTTGAAGCGTATCTATGCAGTTATTTTTTTCAAGATAGTACACATCTCTACGATATATATTCAAGAAAAGATGATTCAACGTACCAATTCTGGACATACAACATTTTATCAGATTCAAGATTTAATAGTAAGACTAATGTTTTTGTGTTGACAAGCGAAAGAACTTTTTCGGCTGGCGAGGCATTTGCATATGACCTACAAACAAAAAAAAGAGCGAAGGTTGTTGGTCAACAAACTCCAGGCGGAGCTAATCCCGGTGCTTCCTTTTTTATAAATGACAAATTGAAAGTATTCATTCCGGTTTCCAAGACAATAAATTTTACAACAAAATCCAATTGGGAAGGTATTGGAGTAACACCGGACATTATAACAAAAAAGCAAAAGGAAATAGACGCAGTTATAAAAGAACTAAAACGAAGAAAAAAAAGCAGCCGCTAA
- a CDS encoding DUF1905 domain-containing protein → MNKFKAEIQIIGVNPYVFVPNQVLSDIFIQAQKDKGAIPIKGTVNGKPYKQTLVRFKGEWRLYINMKMLKNSPKRIGETIEITIEFDPVKRIIKPHTKFVKALKDNINAKAIFDNLRPSLQLEIVRYISMLKTEESVDKNVPKAISFLLGKGKFVGRNKL, encoded by the coding sequence ATGAATAAATTCAAAGCCGAAATACAAATAATTGGTGTCAATCCTTATGTGTTCGTTCCAAATCAAGTGTTATCAGACATTTTTATTCAAGCACAAAAAGACAAAGGTGCGATTCCAATAAAAGGAACGGTTAATGGCAAACCCTACAAACAGACTTTGGTGAGATTTAAAGGGGAATGGCGACTTTATATCAATATGAAAATGCTTAAAAATTCACCGAAACGAATTGGTGAAACCATAGAAATTACAATTGAATTTGACCCTGTAAAAAGGATTATAAAACCACACACGAAATTTGTAAAAGCATTAAAAGATAATATTAATGCAAAAGCGATTTTTGACAACTTAAGACCTTCATTGCAACTTGAAATTGTTAGGTATATCTCAATGCTTAAAACAGAAGAAAGCGTTGATAAAAATGTACCAAAGGCAATTAGTTTTTTATTGGGAAAGGGTAAATTTGTGGGCAGAAATAAATTATAA
- a CDS encoding DUF1801 domain-containing protein — protein sequence MKIQEQIKDYIASQPDSKRSDIETLHKRILKAFPKGKLWFLDGKDEKGKVVTNPNIGYGLLNIKYADGKTKEFYQVGISGNSTGISVYIMGIEDKKYLSETYGKTIGKASITGYCIKFKSLKDINIDILENAILDGVKQTS from the coding sequence ATGAAAATTCAAGAACAAATCAAAGATTACATTGCTTCACAGCCTGACTCAAAGCGTTCAGACATTGAAACTTTACATAAACGCATACTTAAAGCTTTTCCAAAAGGTAAATTATGGTTTTTAGACGGCAAAGACGAGAAAGGGAAAGTTGTTACCAATCCTAATATTGGCTATGGACTTCTGAACATAAAATATGCTGATGGTAAAACCAAAGAATTTTACCAAGTTGGTATCAGTGGAAATTCGACAGGTATTTCAGTTTATATTATGGGAATCGAAGACAAAAAGTATTTATCTGAGACTTACGGAAAAACAATTGGTAAAGCAAGCATAACGGGCTATTGCATTAAATTCAAGTCGCTGAAAGACATAAATATTGACATACTTGAAAATGCAATACTGGACGGTGTTAAGCAGACCTCTTAA
- a CDS encoding transcriptional regulator — translation MKITPIHTKKDYQNTMKRIDEIFDSKKGSINGNELEILSILVGNYERENFPFDSPEPIEAIKFRMEKMGMDQNVLEKIVGQKNRASAILNKKRKLSLEIIRKLNETLNIPSEVLIKPY, via the coding sequence GTGAAAATAACTCCAATCCATACAAAGAAAGATTATCAAAATACAATGAAAAGAATTGACGAAATATTCGATTCTAAAAAAGGTTCAATTAACGGAAATGAACTTGAAATATTGAGCATTTTAGTAGGTAACTATGAAAGAGAAAATTTTCCCTTTGATTCTCCTGAACCTATTGAAGCCATAAAGTTCAGAATGGAAAAAATGGGAATGGATCAAAATGTGCTTGAAAAAATTGTTGGGCAAAAAAATAGGGCGAGTGCGATCTTGAATAAAAAACGAAAGCTAAGCTTGGAAATTATTAGAAAGCTTAATGAAACTCTAAATATTCCAAGCGAAGTATTGATAAAACCTTACTAA
- a CDS encoding SRPBCC family protein, translating into MKARTITIKETILIGKPREVVWDYTQNYDNRTVWDSSVIETIVLQTEPNRIVKLNLKGNTTMTFIYKLDDRPHKTTLVAKEIISTFIESAGGSWIYEEQDGTTKWTQTNTIVFKPSLILKLLLPIFKRIFSTQTRRAMKRAKKEIEAK; encoded by the coding sequence ATGAAAGCAAGAACTATAACCATAAAGGAAACTATTTTAATTGGTAAACCAAGAGAGGTAGTTTGGGACTACACACAGAACTATGACAACAGAACTGTCTGGGATAGTTCTGTTATTGAAACAATAGTTTTACAAACAGAACCTAACAGAATTGTTAAACTGAACTTGAAAGGCAACACGACAATGACATTCATTTATAAATTAGACGACCGACCTCATAAGACAACTTTAGTTGCGAAAGAAATTATTTCTACATTTATAGAATCAGCAGGTGGTTCTTGGATATATGAAGAACAAGACGGCACTACAAAATGGACTCAAACTAATACAATCGTGTTCAAACCGTCATTAATTCTGAAACTCTTACTACCAATTTTCAAACGAATATTTAGTACGCAAACAAGAAGGGCAATGAAGAGAGCAAAGAAAGAAATTGAAGCGAAATAA
- a CDS encoding T9SS type A sorting domain-containing protein, with translation MQFLIKKIARRVGILILPIIITHSLLYCQKERNATWILGNTTDGNLVRFNDSVSVSLIDPGIDFAGSNSSISDIEGKLLFYTNSCWVANAKFEIMKNGDTINPGAAKFSECDEFYGPTSPGCVITEYPGRKDYYYIFNIDFDIPYFGIDSFAAFAPQRVMYHIVDMTRDSGKGEVVLKNQIALYDTLGRASLVACRHANKKDFWLIAPKSHTNCYFVFLVDENGVNKPSLQCLGERWSDLDGQGQAVFSPNGQHYARMNKWNGLNIYDFNDSTGQLSSPRPRIMFNQDTFHVTGLSFSPNSRYLYASPLYKVIQFDMQSSNIEASRIDIAQYDGFRNPYGTVFYLSALAPDGRIYISATSSTYNLHVINKPDCPGKASEIIQHGVTLPGFNFSSIPTQPHYGYPPSNYRCDSTLNGVKEDLTSKRLFDVYPTVTKDKVIIKYNGNQYKENRVVRVTNLTGNQLTYYFSLQTFNELDLSELSSGIYLLQILNKNKVIFQNKLVKIN, from the coding sequence ATGCAATTTCTCATTAAAAAAATTGCACGAAGGGTCGGAATATTAATTCTTCCCATCATTATAACTCATTCTTTGCTTTACTGTCAAAAAGAACGTAATGCTACTTGGATCTTAGGAAATACAACTGATGGGAATTTGGTGCGCTTTAATGATAGTGTGTCAGTTTCATTAATTGACCCAGGAATAGATTTCGCTGGTTCTAATTCAAGTATTTCTGACATAGAAGGCAAACTACTCTTTTATACTAACTCATGTTGGGTTGCTAATGCTAAATTTGAAATAATGAAAAATGGAGATACCATAAATCCAGGTGCAGCTAAATTTAGTGAATGCGATGAATTCTATGGACCAACCTCTCCTGGTTGTGTCATCACGGAATACCCTGGCAGAAAAGATTATTATTATATATTCAATATTGATTTTGATATTCCTTACTTCGGTATAGATTCATTTGCTGCATTTGCCCCTCAGAGGGTAATGTATCATATTGTAGATATGACAAGAGACTCCGGTAAGGGTGAGGTGGTATTAAAGAATCAAATTGCATTATATGATACACTTGGTAGGGCCAGCTTAGTAGCCTGTCGTCATGCCAATAAGAAGGACTTTTGGCTCATTGCTCCAAAATCTCATACTAATTGTTACTTTGTGTTTCTTGTAGACGAAAATGGAGTAAATAAGCCATCACTTCAATGTCTTGGAGAACGTTGGTCAGACCTTGATGGACAAGGACAAGCTGTATTTAGTCCAAATGGCCAGCACTATGCCAGAATGAATAAATGGAATGGATTGAATATTTATGATTTTAATGATAGTACAGGACAATTATCCAGTCCTAGACCTAGAATTATGTTTAATCAAGATACATTTCATGTTACCGGATTGTCTTTTTCTCCAAATTCAAGATATCTATACGCAAGTCCACTTTATAAAGTAATCCAATTTGATATGCAATCTTCAAATATTGAAGCATCTAGAATAGATATTGCTCAATATGATGGATTTCGCAATCCTTATGGAACAGTATTTTATTTATCGGCTCTGGCACCTGATGGTAGAATATACATTAGTGCCACAAGCAGTACTTATAACTTGCATGTAATAAATAAACCAGATTGTCCTGGAAAAGCATCCGAAATAATTCAACATGGGGTTACACTACCTGGATTTAACTTCTCATCTATACCAACTCAACCACATTATGGTTACCCGCCTTCAAACTATCGTTGTGATAGCACATTAAATGGAGTTAAGGAAGATTTAACCAGTAAAAGATTATTTGATGTTTATCCAACTGTAACAAAAGATAAAGTAATAATTAAATATAATGGGAATCAATATAAAGAAAATAGAGTCGTTAGAGTGACAAATCTCACTGGGAATCAACTTACTTACTATTTTTCACTTCAAACATTTAATGAATTAGATCTTTCAGAACTTTCTTCAGGCATTTATTTATTGCAAATTTTAAATAAGAATAAAGTTATATTCCAGAATAAATTGGTTAAAATCAACTAA
- a CDS encoding TlpA family protein disulfide reductase: MSIGPDCLIGARVPDFEVELIDGSKYSSENLKGKVSVINFWFIDCPPCVAEINGLNSLVKLFGKNKLNYIAIGRDQRSDIESFLKNNVWNYKHISGETKIIDNIFKLYWGYPTTFVLNKQTEIIYATSGGKSDSTASQELLDKLIPIIKSAIEVDGL; encoded by the coding sequence ATGTCGATTGGGCCAGATTGTTTGATTGGAGCTAGAGTTCCTGATTTTGAGGTAGAACTTATTGATGGAAGTAAATATTCAAGTGAAAACCTAAAGGGAAAAGTTAGTGTTATTAATTTTTGGTTTATTGACTGTCCGCCTTGTGTTGCAGAAATTAATGGCCTAAATAGTTTGGTTAAATTATTTGGAAAAAATAAATTAAATTATATTGCAATTGGAAGAGATCAAAGAAGTGATATAGAATCATTTTTAAAAAATAATGTTTGGAATTATAAGCACATTTCAGGTGAAACTAAAATTATTGATAATATTTTTAAACTGTATTGGGGTTATCCAACAACTTTCGTTTTGAATAAACAAACAGAAATAATTTATGCTACTTCTGGAGGTAAATCAGATTCAACTGCTAGCCAAGAATTACTAGATAAACTTATTCCAATAATTAAAAGTGCGATTGAGGTAGACGGCCTATAA